From the genome of Stigmatella erecta:
CTGTCTGGAGGAAGGGCTCACTCTACTTGGCGCAGCAGCCTCCAAAGCAGTGGAAGAGGGGGAGCTGGCGCGAGGGCAGCAAGGGCGAGCAGTCCTCGCGCTTCGCCGCAGTGCGCGTGCATACCGCCGAGCGGCATGTGCACGGGGCGCCGCCCAGCGAGCCGGTGTGGCTGCTGGTGCAGTGGCCTGCGGGGGAGAGGGCGCCGACGAAGTACGCCGTGTGCTCCCTGCCCCAGAATACGCCTCTCAAGCAGATGGTGCGGCTGTGGAAGCTGCGCTGGAGGGTGGAGCGCGACTACGCCGTCCTGGCGCGCGCCACCGGGGCCGAGCTGGAGCTGTCCGACGCGCGCGCACCACCGGGCCGAACTGAAGCCGTCCGTCGCACACCACCGGGGCCGAGCAGGACGCGGCGACCATGGCTGCCGTCCTGGAGCGCGCCACCTGCCCGAACTGGCGCTGTCGGACGCGCGTTCCTCCATCGGCTCTCGCTGTTAGGGCGTGCTGATATGCTCCAGCGGAGAACCGGAGCCGTGACCCGCAGCAGCTCGCTTGATTGAAAGGACGTGGCCATGCGTGTGCGAACTTGCAGCGCCCCCCTGATCCTGCTCGCGGCCTGCGCCACGATGGAGCCGAGCCCGGGAGAGCTGGAGGACCCGCGTCCCCCGAGTCCGAGATTCGTCAACCTTCAGCGGGCGGCGCAGTACCCGTGGACGGATGATGGGCATTGCGTGGTGCGGGAAGCCTCCAACGCGTGGCCGATCCTTGCGGAGCGGTGCTTTCATGCTCTCGATCGCAGCCGGGTCAGGCTCCGGGATGTCACCAAAAGATGCGCTGTCGCCTCCGCGGATGCGGCTGCTCCCGCGGTCGTGGCCCTGTGTGTCTTCGCGGCACCCGAGATCGTCGTCGGCGCAGTGATTGTTGTGGGCGCGGTGGTGGTGGCCGCCGCCATCCAGGAAGGGATTGAGGCTTATCAACGGAACGCCTCCCGCGAGCGCGCGAAGCCCAAGACACAGACACGGCCCGCGAAGGAACCGCCAGCCAACCGAGCGCCTCAGCCAAAGGGTTCAGGCACCGGAGACTTCTTCCCCCCACCGCCAGAAACCCAGCTGCGCAGTCCGTCGTGCGAGCCCATCCCGGTGCGGCACGCGGGCGAAGATGTCCCGCATAACGAGTGCGCCGATAAGTTTCCGCCCAACCGTTATCCCGGCATGGACGTATTCGTGGGCGGTGAGCGCTTCGATGCGCTGCAAGTCGGTGTACGTGTGCTGTGGGAGATCAAGACCCACCGATTTGACACCTACCCTGACTTTATCCAGGAGCGGGAGATTGAGAAGGAGGTAGAGCAATTGACCAAGGAACTCGCCGCTGCGCGGGCCTGTGGATACGACTTCGTCGTTGGGGTGAGCACGCAAGCGCACAGACTCGCGCTGATTGCCCGGATTCCCACCCTCCATGTCGTTGTCACGGGATGCACACGATGATCATACCTAGAGTCCTCGTCTTCATCGTCTACGCGCCTGCGCTCTTGGGCAAAGACGGCCGCGCGCTCGATGTCATCCATGGGATGGAAAAGGCCCTTCCCGGTTTGCGCCTAGCGTGGAGGATCTCCGAAAGCGGGCGCCCCATCGCCTTGCCGCAGCGCGACGCGTGGCTCATAGAAAGGATTAAGGACGGGAGAATCCCTCTTCTGTGCAACGGGGACGAGAGTTACCCCGTGACGGTTTCGGGGAGACAGAGCCCAGCACTCCTCAGCCCGGGCGGTCAGCCGCAACTCGACGTTCATGCGAAGTTGCCACTAGACGAGGCTGTTATCTCGGCAGCGGCGGCCATGCTCGAGGCCATGGCTGAGGGGGCGCGCGCGTTCTGGGGGCATGCGTCACGGTATAGTTACGGCGCGGAAGTCTCGGAGCAGTTTCGTCGCTCGCCTCACGGACCGGAGCGCTCACCCCGAGGACTTCCCATGCTCAATCTTCCAGAAAACCTCCCCGCGCCTGAGATTCCCTGTTTCCTCGGGTGGTTGAACTATTGGTCTGCTGCTGCCGCGCAGGCCATCGGGTTCCCGGACCCGGCCCGCGACGCCGAACTGCTCATGCGGGCGCGGCGCACGCCGTCGGGCGGATGGGTTGTGAAGCTCACGGATGCGCCGCTCGATTATGACAACCCCGCCCATCTGGACGCGCTCAATCGGGCCTACGAGCGCTTCCCGGTGATCGGCGGGCGCGACTCTCCACGCTGAAGGAGGTTGCCGCGCGGTAAGCGAGGATGTCGCTCACTATCTGGTCCACGCAGCCGCCAACACCTCCTTGGAGAGCATGGTGCGGGCGGCGGGCGGCCGTTGGCCGGTGGAAGAGT
Proteins encoded in this window:
- a CDS encoding DUF6310 domain-containing protein codes for the protein MRVRTCSAPLILLAACATMEPSPGELEDPRPPSPRFVNLQRAAQYPWTDDGHCVVREASNAWPILAERCFHALDRSRVRLRDVTKRCAVASADAAAPAVVALCVFAAPEIVVGAVIVVGAVVVAAAIQEGIEAYQRNASRERAKPKTQTRPAKEPPANRAPQPKGSGTGDFFPPPPETQLRSPSCEPIPVRHAGEDVPHNECADKFPPNRYPGMDVFVGGERFDALQVGVRVLWEIKTHRFDTYPDFIQEREIEKEVEQLTKELAAARACGYDFVVGVSTQAHRLALIARIPTLHVVVTGCTR
- a CDS encoding DUF5953 family protein, with the translated sequence MIIPRVLVFIVYAPALLGKDGRALDVIHGMEKALPGLRLAWRISESGRPIALPQRDAWLIERIKDGRIPLLCNGDESYPVTVSGRQSPALLSPGGQPQLDVHAKLPLDEAVISAAAAMLEAMAEGARAFWGHASRYSYGAEVSEQFRRSPHGPERSPRGLPMLNLPENLPAPEIPCFLGWLNYWSAAAAQAIGFPDPARDAELLMRARRTPSGGWVVKLTDAPLDYDNPAHLDALNRAYERFPVIGGRDSPR